Within Bacteroidales bacterium, the genomic segment GTACGGGTATACAGGGTGTTGAACGTCCCGTTCCGATATGGCAATTGCCCAGGATACTCAAGCTTGGCATTATCATCATTTGATTCGATCATTGGATATTCAGCAGGATTAGCCAGCATAGCAGTAATTTCAGCTTCTGCCTGATCCCAGGGTTTGGTAGCAACATTCACAACCCCGGCGGCACGATTCAGTAATCGCAGGCGCAGGGAGTTAGCAAAACGTCGCCAGGCTTCCGGATCTCCACCATAAATCAAATCCCCGTTTCCAAAATTAACACCCTGAAGACTTTTTAAATCGGTATTGCACTGTTTGAGGTCGGCAATCAGATCCTTGTAGATCGACTCCTGGGTATCATATTTTGGTCGCACATTATCAGGATTATCTATTCCCAACAGAGCCTCACTGTATGGAACATCTCCGAACTGATCGGTAAGAATATGAAAGTTCCATGCACGTAAAACCCTGGCTGCGGCATTCAGACCCAGATTTTCTTCAGGACCTCCAGCTTTGGTTTTATCAATAACTAATTTAAGATCCATCAGATAGCTATTGTACGGCGTCTGGAAGAAGTCGTTCTGGTTTTCTGTACGAAGCAAATAATGATCTTCGTCAATGTATTGAATTTTACACCACTGTTGTGACCAGCAGGCGAAATACGTGTGGTTCATCCAACCACCGCCCAGACGATGGTCAACTGAATTAACAATGGCTGCAGTAAAAGCCGTATAGGCAGGCACATCTACCGGATTGTTCGGGTCTTTGTTCATTTCCTCGAACTTGTCGGTACAGGCAGGGAGCATAAGAATCCCAATGAAAAGGGCTGCCCCCAGAGATTGAATATAGGTCATTTTTTTCATGTTCATTCAGATTTAAATTAAGACAACCGGTATCAGAAGACAACCTTCAGATTGACACTGATGGTACGCACCGAAGGAAGCATATTGGATTCCAGCCCCTGAACGTTACCGGCA encodes:
- a CDS encoding SusD/RagB family nutrient-binding outer membrane lipoprotein, whose amino-acid sequence is MKKMTYIQSLGAALFIGILMLPACTDKFEEMNKDPNNPVDVPAYTAFTAAIVNSVDHRLGGGWMNHTYFACWSQQWCKIQYIDEDHYLLRTENQNDFFQTPYNSYLMDLKLVIDKTKAGGPEENLGLNAAARVLRAWNFHILTDQFGDVPYSEALLGIDNPDNVRPKYDTQESIYKDLIADLKQCNTDLKSLQGVNFGNGDLIYGGDPEAWRRFANSLRLRLLNRAAGVVNVATKPWDQAEAEITAMLANPAEYPMIESNDDNAKLEYPGQLPYRNGTFNTLYTRT